One stretch of Herpetosiphonaceae bacterium DNA includes these proteins:
- a CDS encoding substrate-binding domain-containing protein produces the protein MLGVIVPQSMDSTFANPFFATLLRGIGSICDEQNLGLLTLSPYDNSLEPSIARAPVDGFIIVGLNERHHEVLPLRKRSIPFVIVDGDAETVASVNSDDEESTYAAAAYLLRRGHREVLILAFETPHRHLDNIFYGVGARRTWGYQRAFADYGVAWRESWLLPTPGSVEGSEQRFAAAWDDGYRPTAVLAASDVVALGVLRAARQRGLGIPEDLEVIGYDDIPLAALACPALSTVRQPIVEKGRRAAELLVAALKDGAGAERIVLGTELILRETTR, from the coding sequence ATGCTCGGCGTCATCGTGCCGCAGAGCATGGACTCCACCTTTGCCAATCCTTTCTTTGCCACCTTGCTCCGGGGTATTGGGAGCATCTGTGACGAGCAGAACCTTGGCCTGCTCACGCTCAGCCCGTACGACAATTCGCTAGAGCCATCGATCGCGCGGGCACCCGTCGATGGATTTATCATCGTGGGGCTCAACGAACGGCACCATGAGGTGCTGCCGCTGCGGAAGCGCAGTATTCCCTTTGTGATTGTTGATGGCGATGCGGAGACGGTCGCGTCGGTCAATAGCGACGACGAGGAGAGCACCTATGCCGCCGCAGCCTATCTCCTGCGGCGAGGGCATCGTGAGGTGCTGATCCTGGCTTTCGAAACGCCCCATCGCCATCTCGATAATATCTTCTACGGCGTGGGTGCCCGGCGGACGTGGGGCTACCAACGGGCGTTTGCAGACTATGGGGTCGCGTGGCGGGAGAGCTGGCTGCTGCCGACACCAGGGTCTGTCGAAGGGAGTGAGCAGCGCTTTGCAGCCGCATGGGACGACGGCTATCGTCCGACGGCGGTGCTCGCCGCGAGCGATGTTGTGGCGCTCGGTGTGCTGCGAGCCGCCCGGCAGCGGGGGCTGGGGATTCCTGAGGATCTTGAGGTAATCGGGTACGATGACATTCCGCTTGCGGCGCTGGCCTGCCCGGCACTCTCAACGGTGCGTCAACCGATCGTGGAGAAGGGCCGTCGAGCAGCCGAGCTTTTGGTCGCGGCGCTAAAGGACGGCGCTGGAGCAGAGCGCATTGTGCTGGGCACCGAGCTTATTCTCCGCGAAACGACGCGGTAG
- a CDS encoding GAF domain-containing sensor histidine kinase has protein sequence MDAGYKAALAELTGSLLEDSDLPTLMYRVVTFVADTLMVKHSTLWELRPDGSALVLRAAVGGQEDAVGVAMAASGARSALGTAVLGTRLVLVADWRNETRFDRPSLLRDCDVISSLYVAIQGQHRPFGVLCVDTATRRIFSDQEIYLLQVVANVLALAIERVTARQTLEQQIEHARLVTAAQDQAVLEERQRLARELHDSVTQALYGVTLHAGAATRLLESGDVATTAENLRVLQETAQEALDEMRLLIFELRPPVLEQVGLAAALQARLNSVEGRANLETRLIVDGVGDLPLLVQEALYRITQEALNNTLKHAHAGCITVQLRQVQSRVILEIIDDGVGFNPAAAQETGGLGLRGIAERVAQLNGTLTLQSAPQDGSLLRVEIAL, from the coding sequence ATGGATGCGGGGTATAAGGCGGCACTCGCCGAGTTGACCGGGTCACTGTTAGAGGATAGCGACCTGCCCACGCTCATGTATCGGGTGGTAACGTTTGTCGCCGACACGCTCATGGTGAAGCATAGCACACTTTGGGAACTGCGCCCGGATGGTAGCGCGCTGGTGCTCCGGGCCGCTGTCGGCGGGCAAGAGGACGCGGTGGGGGTGGCAATGGCTGCATCAGGGGCGCGATCCGCGCTTGGCACGGCAGTGCTGGGCACGCGCCTTGTGCTCGTCGCCGACTGGCGCAACGAAACCCGCTTCGACCGACCTTCCCTCCTGCGCGACTGCGATGTGATCAGCAGCCTCTATGTCGCGATCCAGGGTCAGCATCGTCCATTCGGCGTTCTGTGCGTGGATACCGCGACACGTCGGATATTCAGCGACCAGGAAATATACCTGCTCCAGGTCGTCGCCAATGTGCTGGCGCTGGCGATCGAGCGCGTCACGGCGAGGCAAACGCTGGAGCAGCAGATCGAGCACGCCCGGCTGGTGACAGCGGCTCAGGATCAGGCCGTGCTGGAAGAGCGCCAGCGTCTCGCCCGCGAGCTGCATGACTCGGTTACACAGGCCTTATACGGCGTCACGCTTCATGCCGGGGCAGCGACGCGTCTGCTGGAATCAGGCGATGTCGCGACCACCGCCGAGAATCTGCGCGTGCTGCAAGAAACGGCGCAGGAGGCGCTTGATGAGATGCGGCTCCTGATCTTCGAGCTGCGACCACCGGTGCTGGAGCAGGTGGGGCTGGCTGCCGCCCTTCAAGCGCGGCTCAACAGCGTGGAGGGGCGGGCCAACCTGGAAACCAGGCTGATTGTAGACGGTGTCGGCGATCTGCCCCTGCTCGTCCAGGAGGCCCTCTACCGCATTACCCAGGAGGCGCTCAACAATACGCTCAAGCACGCCCATGCGGGCTGCATCACGGTGCAGTTGCGGCAGGTTCAGTCGCGCGTGATCCTGGAAATTATCGATGACGGCGTTGGGTTTAATCCGGCAGCGGCTCAGGAAACCGGCGGGCTGGGCCTGCGTGGGATCGCGGAGCGCGTAGCACAGCTCAATGGAACGTTAACCTTACAGAGCGCGCCGCAGGATGGGTCACTCTTGCGAGTGGAGATAGCGCTATGA
- a CDS encoding response regulator transcription factor has protein sequence MISPIRVLVVDDHLVVRRGIRALLATEPDIEVVGESSNGAEAVVEAASLQPDVILMDLVMPQMDGIAAIESILASQPNARILVLTSFDADDKVFPAIRAGALGYTLKDFGPAELIRAIQRVYRGESSLHPAVARRVLQELAHPPQRPPTSDPLTEREVEVLRLVAHGESNQQIAAMLGIGEGTVRVHVSNILSKLHLASRTQAALYALREGLASLDDKSTTP, from the coding sequence ATGATCAGTCCGATCCGTGTATTGGTTGTGGACGACCATCTGGTCGTTCGTAGAGGCATTCGCGCGCTGCTCGCGACGGAGCCCGACATCGAGGTGGTGGGCGAGTCCAGCAACGGAGCGGAAGCCGTCGTCGAAGCGGCCAGCCTCCAGCCGGACGTGATCCTGATGGATCTGGTCATGCCCCAGATGGATGGGATCGCCGCGATCGAGTCTATCCTTGCCAGCCAGCCAAACGCCCGTATCCTCGTGCTCACCAGCTTCGACGCCGACGATAAGGTATTTCCGGCCATTCGCGCCGGGGCGCTCGGATACACCTTGAAGGACTTCGGCCCGGCGGAGCTGATACGGGCGATCCAGCGCGTCTACCGTGGCGAGTCGTCGCTGCACCCGGCGGTTGCCCGCCGCGTCCTGCAAGAGCTGGCGCACCCGCCGCAGCGCCCGCCAACATCCGACCCGCTGACCGAGCGCGAGGTCGAGGTCCTGCGCCTGGTAGCGCATGGCGAGAGCAACCAGCAGATCGCCGCCATGCTGGGGATCGGCGAGGGCACCGTGCGAGTGCATGTCAGCAATATCCTGAGCAAGCTGCACCTGGCAAGCCGAACCCAGGCCGCGCTCTACGCCCTGCGCGAGGGGCTGGCATCGCTCGATGATAAGAGCACGACCCCGTAG